The nucleotide sequence caagtctatTTTTTGCTGTGTtgctagggatcccagcaggagtgtatactatatgtatatgaaTACACtttagccgggattccatagagggcagcactacataagttccgtagtaatcacggccgttgttggaaatctgcaacaacggccatgattattatgaaacttacgcagtgggaacatggccttttgCTGGAAGAACCCATAGACCCAAGTGAGAAAATCAGGGGGTGTATGTGATCTACAAGGATGGATTTCTACCCAGAGTGGCTAAGAGCACCTCCACATGGAtgagcggagaagacaaccctttaccagtcAGCAGAGTCCAATCCGGATACTGTTGTTGATATAACTTGGTTATCACGTcttatggaaaaaacagatgcaaaaacggatgcatttgtgtgttacCTGTTTTTTCACCAACTTCcatcataaaataaaaaacaaaaaacaaaaacaaaaaacggttcgaaacggatgcgttttttttttatacggacacaaaagtagtgttgacttaagtttttctgtccgttaaaagtatgccaattaaaaacggatacgttgaacggattgcaaaaacgcagtgtgaacccagcctaaagggaacAACTATGATCACACTATGTGTAGCTGGGGGAAATGGCGGCCATTATGTGTTAATACCTGAGGGTGATAATGAGCCGTTCTTCTGGAGAGATGGAGCGTCGTATGGCGGGGTCCTGGGAGCGGAGTCCTGGACGTAGGTCGGACAACAGAATGTCAAACCCTGCGATGGAGATATGGCAGTAATTGCAGAATGTGTCCGGGTGCTGACGTAGGCGCGCGTATAGCCGACGGAAATGACTCCGCCTAGTCGTCGtcctcctcctcggcatctcTTCCTGCGTTGTGCGCCTTTGTCCGAATACTCTTGAGATAAGCCAGTACAGGAGGGCATCAGCCACTGGATCGTCCATCTTTGCGCTAAAGACGTTGGCCGAAATCCAAAACTAAATGAGTGAAGGATTTCTACAGCACTCTACCACAGCACCATGAGGGGAAAATGGCTCCCGAGGTATCATGTGAGCATTGTGGGCGGTTGGGACAAGTTGCATCATTCCGTGAATTATTACGGGCCGAACTACGgacgggacgtgtgaatgaggcctttccGTGGTTTTTGCGGATCCGGAAACACGGACGCAGGACGTTCCGCCAGGTGGCGCTGTGCTCCTATATTCCCGATCTCCGTGTTGTAAATCTTACCTGCAGTACCCATAAGCCGTCATTAGGTGTCGCTGTCGTTGTGCGCTACCTCTTTCCTCCAGCGGAGGCGGCAGTCCTCCGGTGTTTCACGGTAGTGGCGGCTGCGATGGGTGAGTCAGAGACCGGGGAAGGAGCTGTGGAGCGGACGGAGCCGGTCCCTGGACCCCCAGCGGAGGAGCCGGTGCTGTGGAGCCCGGAGGTAGAGGTGTGCCTGTTTCACGCCATGCTCGGGCATAAGCCCGTCGGTGAGTGGAGGCCGCAGTAGATCCCCGGGCTGGAGTAGGTGGCGTAGCCGGGGAGGGGTGAGGGTGGAGCGCGGAGGAGCTGCGGGCGGATCTCGGTTTCCTGTACTGTATTTGTATGAATAGATAGTGTAACAATAGAGACTGCTATGGCGCATGCTCAGTAGCTGCCATGTCATACAGCCCATTATAACACAATGGAGAGGCAGCTGATGCCTAAACcttactgcaaaactacaattcccatcatgcttagacAGCGCTTGTctatctgggcatgatgggagttgtagttttgcaacagctagaaatGACTTTTTCCTATAGAGGTCAGTGGAAACGTAGTACACACCAGCGCTGGTCTGACCATCCATGAGTGACATCTGCTGTCACAGCGCCACCTAATCTGTCAGGCTGAGTCTGGTACTGCATGTTAGCCCtgtaccacacacagccacaagGACACTGATTGAGTTCTGCACAGTGCCATCCTCCTCTATGTGGTTGTGTCTGGCGGTGCGCCTCAGGTGGCGGTGTCTGGCGCTGCGCCTCAGGTAGTTCAGGCAAAGTTGCAGTACCAATCACAACCACTAGGACATGGCGGCACTATGCCTCAAAGAAGAGTACCCAGCATTTATACTATATTCAGTATAGCACCATCTGTGTCCTACAGgccatgtctggtactgcagccctATGTAAAGTAAATGAGgccaagctgcagtaccagatacaCCCACTAGGACATAAATGTCAGTAATCAGCTAGTGGCCGTATCTGGTACTGCAGCCCTATTCAAGTAAATAGTCATATAAATAAGAATAGCACTGCTCCCTCTTGTGGTGTCTGAATACTGACCACCGCCATGGACCCGTTAAGCACTGAATCTGAGCCTCTCCTGTCGTTTCTCCTTGATGCAGGTGTGAACAGACACTTCCACATGATCTGTATTCGGGATAAGTTCAGCCAGAACATCGGCCGTCAGATATCATCGAAGGTTATATGGGAACATTTGCGCACCATGTATGACATGCAGGCCCTGGTGAGTACATCTCTGGCTAGTAATGACTGTCTCCAGCTCTCCAGAGACCCTGAACGGCATGCAAATCAGACTCAttatactatgttactatgtttgcATAATGTATTCCTTTCTTCCTCAGCATGAATCAGAGATCCTGCCCTTCCCGAATTCTGAGAAGAACTTTATTCTGCCTGAAGAGATTATTCAGGAGGTGAAAGAGGGTGAGTGGCCATGAGATGTCTGATGTAATAATAGTCAGTCTGATCTTCCAGAAAGTCTGCAAAGAGGGCAACCAGCAGTCCTGGACAGTAGGGATCAGACAGGTTCTGTAAGTGTCACCTTTAATATCCGAGCTGCTGCAATGACCAGCAAACGTGGGGATGTGGCCAGCTAATACATCCCTcctgcagcggccactacagggaaaatgtggtattacatgcagGTAAGAGGAGGGAGACAGAAGGTAATGGGCAGTCAGTCAAAGTGTGGTGCAGAATTATTGCAGGTTGTAGACtagtttaaagagatgggttACTTGGAAGGTCTTGATCAGGGGTGGGCAGTTCATTTTCCCATGGTGCCACATGAGAAATTGAAACTGTTTTTGAGGGCCAGACTGGTATCTTGGgatgacgtgtgtgtgtgtgtgcgggggggggggggtagagcagactcacaggtgacatcttcttttaCCTGAGGCAtgactttcccttttcctctctatctggcccagacctccatgctacaattcatctcttcagaacctgccagacaaacatcttaggttccaCACTTTTCCTTTAACTTTCTTTTTTCTACCTGTAGGATCCCagacagtagtaattctgctgcttggtgtcatgcacggtaaagtgagtaggtattgggttgcccctgtatgtaggatcctgtGCTGTGCCGCCatgtagtaataatatccccttctatgacccccatatggtaataatgacccctgctaTGAACCTACCCCGCACACACCCATAGTATTAATGATTCCCTGTTGTGTACAGCAACcctcacccatagtaataatgccccctgctctgcacacacacacacacagtagtaatGATCCCCTGTTGTTTACAGCCCACCACCCATACTAATATTGccctctgctgtatacagccccccccccccccccacctatagtaataatgccacctgctgtatacagcccccccaccaccaccacctatagtaataatgccccctgctatgcacacacacaaacacacacacacggtagTAATGATCCCCTGTTGTGTACAGCCCACCACCCATACTAATATTGccctctgctgtatacagcccccccacttatagtaataatgccacctgctgtatacagcccccccacctatagtaataatgccacctgctgtatacagcccccccacctaTTGCAGGAAAGCAGCAGGACCCTCCTTCTTCTGGCTCCAGTGTCTTGTCAGCCAGACGGATCCTATGACGTTATATTATTGCGCTTGCTGGAGAGATCATGTACCGGCTGCTCATAGGCTGTGGGCATGAAGTGCCCGCAGCCTATGACAGTGAATGGATTGGCAGGaggctgacaggtcctgctgctCTATTTTCCTCCTTATCTTCAGCCCGCTCACACTGCAGTGAGTGCGCTAGACATTACAGCAGCAGGGCATTCCTAGAAGCTGAacagctgcagcttctagggatgctgaaAGGGGGACGTGGACTGGGCAGAGTAGGTCAGCGGGCCGTACAATGCCTGGGTCTGGTTTTGATGGTGGATGATAGTCTGATATGTCGGGGtagagagttccagagtatgaGGGAGGCTCAGGCAGAATCTTGGAGGTGGCGGTGTGAAGTACCAACAAGGAGGAGCTCAAAAGTAGGTCATTGGAGGATTGAAGGTTTTGTGAGGGACGGTagcaggatatcaggtcagatatatacagaggggacaggttgtggatggccttgtatgtcacggtcaacaatttaaaatgaatttgttgggccatagggagccagtgaagggatagGCAGAACGGAGAGGCAAAGTGAGGGGATAGGTGGataagtcgggcagcagagttaaggatcgGCTGGAGGGAAGCAAaggtgttagatggaaggccaaagaggaggatgttacagtagttcaagtgagagataatgagagcatggaccagcagatttgtggagtcaggggtgagaaaagagcggattcggGAAATGTTTTTGAAGTGAAGGCGGCTGTAgggtggtcagggtctgaatgtgcattttaaaagacaaagTAGAATCAAAGTTGACCCAAAGGCAgcagacaggggacagagtgtTGAGGCAAAGCAACCTCTATAAAGGTGCCCATTAGGGATGTTATGCAGCAGTGTCCTTTGAGACCCCCTTTCTTTGTGCCAGAGTGGGGTACGACTCTGTGTTAGTGGCTTCTGCTCTGGAGGACCCGGCATTTGCTATACATATATGGCATGTAATATGGGGAATTGTGAAGCCAGCTGATCACAGGAAATTAGAGCTGAATTCAGATTCATCAAGATCTGGTTCCTGCCTTTTCATGCTATCTCTTTGTCCATGACGCTGTTTTAGGTAAAGTGGCCACAGAAGATGACATCAAAGAAGAAACTAAGGAAGATGTAGATCTACACTCAGCATCTGATGAAGGTGAGACCTCAGATCctggttttcattaaagtatgAGAGCAGTATGCAAAATATTTAAGGTTTAATGTTCTGGGAATGGTGAGGGTGCACTCCTTTGATTTGTATAGTTCTCACATAAGCTTTATACATGCTTTCAGCCTTTACAAACTCTTCAACAACTTCAGGGAAGAGCACAGACAAACCCAGCAAAGAGAAGGAGAGGACACTGTCAGAATCCGGCTCCAAGGA is from Dendropsophus ebraccatus isolate aDenEbr1 chromosome 14, aDenEbr1.pat, whole genome shotgun sequence and encodes:
- the MRGBP gene encoding MRG/MORF4L-binding protein, with protein sequence MGESETGEGAVERTEPVPGPPAEEPVLWSPEVEVCLFHAMLGHKPVGVNRHFHMICIRDKFSQNIGRQISSKVIWEHLRTMYDMQALHESEILPFPNSEKNFILPEEIIQEVKEGKVATEDDIKEETKEDVDLHSASDEAFTNSSTTSGKSTDKPSKEKERTLSESGSKESGDKRKRSRLTEKVLNANSNPSSPNANKRRRT